One region of Macadamia integrifolia cultivar HAES 741 chromosome 11, SCU_Mint_v3, whole genome shotgun sequence genomic DNA includes:
- the LOC122093237 gene encoding uncharacterized protein LOC122093237, with product MQPSQEQSRINLGDLKAQMVKKLGPERSKRYFHYLNGLLSLKLSKGEFDKLCHRTLGRENLPLHNQLIRSILKNACHSMVPPPHVYEKEGWKSKLGAGKRSPSREGSGPSPTPVIWLNGNIPAHSLQKTKSGIPDRKLTDRPSSLGPNGKVGFEFPSQQSTTTDDSIRIITENGDLKPCDFHRPVQHHQGLAEQPEIECKFSLQRPHKKQRINRSLDDPVSVHSQLELEVVVVTEDGEELEQANISSSATRSPLRAPLGVPFFSASIGGARRALPIPSRSSFASYYDSGELSDMETLRKRMEQIAEVQGLEGVTTDSANLLNNGLDAYLKQLIWSCIELVGARSGHEPSVQSVYKQQTRDKVINGILPRHQSHMPSSSGPLEGTQEHISHCPISLLDFKVAMELNPQQLGEDWPLLLKKICMHSFLE from the coding sequence ATGCAACCTTCGCAGGAGCAATCACGGATCAATCTTGGTGACTTGAAGGCACAGATGGTGAAGAAGCTTGGCCCAGAGAGGTCAAAGCGTTACTTCCATTATTTGAATGGACTGTTGAGCCTTAAGTTAAGCAAAGGTGAGTTTGATAAGCTATGTCATCGGACTCTTGGAAGGGAGAATCTCCCTTTGCACAACCAGCTGATACGTTCAATTCTGAAGAATGCTTGCCATTCTATGGTCCCACCTCCACATGTTTACGAGAAGGAAGGCTGGAAGTCAAAATTAGGAGCTGGAAAGAGATCTCCTTCAAGAGAAGGTAGTGGGCCCTCACCAACTCCAGTGATTTGGTTAAATGGGAATATTCCGGCACATTCGCTCCAAAAGACCAAGTCTGGGATTCCAGACAGGAAGCTTACAGATCGACCGAGCTCTCTAGGACCAAATGGGAAGGTTGGGTTTGAGTTTCCTTCTCAACAATCAACTACTACAGATGACAGCATCAGGATTATTACGGAAAATGGGGATTTGAAGCCATGTGACTTCCATAGGCCTGTCCAGCATCATCAGGGCCTTGCGGAGCAACCTGAAATCGAGTGTAAGTTTTCACTTCAGCGTCCACACAAAAAACAACGAATTAATAGATCACTGGATGATCCAGTTTCTGTACATAGCCAGCTTGAACTTGAAGTAGTTGTCGTCACTGAAGATGGGGAAGAGTTGGAGCAGGCCAACATTTCCAGCTCCGCCACTAGAAGTCCACTTAGGGCTCCTCTTGGGGTTCCATTTTTCTCAGCTAGTATAGGTGGGGCCCGCAGGGCTTTGCCAATTCCGAGCAGGAGTAGTTTTGCTAGTTATTATGACAGTGGTGAATTATCTGATATGGAGACATTGAGGAAACGTATGGAGCAGATTGCAGAAGTACAGGGCCTTGAAGGGGTGACAACAGACTCTGCTAATTTGTTAAATAATGGGTTGGATGCATATTTGAAGCAGTTGATCTGGTCTTGCATTGAGCTAGTAGGAGCAAGATCTGGACATGAGCCATCAGTGCAATCTGTTTACAAGCAACAGACTCGGGATAAAGTCATTAATGGTATCTTGCCGCGTCATCAGTCACATATGCCAAGTAGCAGTGGGCCCTTGGAAGGCACCCAAGAACACATAAGCCATTGTCCGATATCTTTGCTTGATTTTAAGGTTGCAATGGAGCTAAATCCACAGCAGCTTGGAGAAGATTGGCCATTGCTGCTGAAAAAAATTTGTATGCACTCATTCTTGGAATAA
- the LOC122093809 gene encoding LOW QUALITY PROTEIN: putative transcription elongation factor SPT5 homolog 1 (The sequence of the model RefSeq protein was modified relative to this genomic sequence to represent the inferred CDS: inserted 3 bases in 2 codons) translates to MPRRRDDDDLDLEEEEEEDEILEDEDKDDSNHGKRRRSAFIDDAALEDEDEEEEEDEEDDFDDRRGGRKRRKAGSEFLDLEAAVDSDDEEEEEAEDDDFIVHGGADLPDEEDVRRIHRRPLPRXEQEDFEALERRIQARYARSSHTDYDEEATDVEQQALLPSIRDSKLWMIKCLIGHEREAAVCLMQKYIDKGSELQIRSAIALDHLKNYIYVEADKESHVREACKGLRNIYSQKVMLVPIKEMTAVLSVESKSVDLSRDAWVRMKIGTYKGDLAKVVDVDNVQQRVTVKLIPRIDLQALANKLEGREVVKKKAFVPPPRFMNIDEAREMHIRVERRRDVATGAYFEKIDGMMFKDSFLYKTVSMKSISSQNIQPTFDELEKFRKPGEDGDGDTSGLSTLFANRKKGHFMKGDAVIVVKRDLKXLMGWVEKVDEENVHIRPKMKGLPKTLAVNEKELCKYFEQGDHVKVVSGAHEGATGMVVKVEGHVLYIVSDTTKEDIHVFADNVVESSEVSAGVTKIGDFELHDLVLLDNMSFGVIIRVESEAFQVLKGVPERPEVVLVKLREIKNKIERKFNAQDHSKNTMSVKDVVKIVEGPCKGKQGPVEHIYRGILFIYDRHHLEHAGYICAKAHSCVVVGGSRGNGKGNINKDSLSRFPGLRASPHVTQSPRRPPRGSPLDSGGRHRGGIGGHDSLVGSTIKIRLGPFKGYRGRVVDVKGQSVRIELDSQMKVVTVNRDQISDTTSVSTPFRETSRYGLGSETPMHPSRTPLHPYMTPMRDPGATLIHDGMRTPMRDRAWNPYAPMSPARENWEDGNPASWGTSPLYQPGSPPRRPYEAPTPGSSWANTPGGNFSEAGTPRESSPAYASAPSPYLPSTPGGQPMTPSSASYLPGTPGGQPMTPESGSLDVMSPTPGGVGEGMWFLPDILVNVRKSDENTAIGIVREVLPDCSCKVALGSTVNGDMVTALPNEMEMVVPRKSDKIKIMSGAQRGATGKLIGIDGTDGFVKVDDTLDVKILDIVILAKLA, encoded by the exons ATGCCTCGTAGGAGAGACGATGATGATCTTGACcttgaggaagaggaggaagaagatgaaatactTGAAGACGAAGACAAAGACGACAGTAATCATGGAAAGCGTCGAAGATCTGCCTTCATTGATGATGCAGCTCTTGAGGACGAggatgaggaggaagaagaggatgaagaggacGACTTCGACGATCGCCGTGGCGGCCGCAAGCGAAGGAAGGCTGGTTCAGAGTTTTTAGATCTTGAAGCTGCTGTTGATAGCGAtgatgaagaggaggaagaagctGAGGATGACG ACTTCATTGTACATGGTGGGGCTGACTTACCTGATGAAGAAGATGTGAGGAGGATACATCGTCGTCCTTTGCCAAG TGAACAAGAAGATTTTGAAGCTCTCGAGAGAAGAATTCAGGCAAGATATGCCAGATCTAGTCATACCGACTATGATGAAGAGGCCACGGATGTTGAGCAGCAGGCTCTCCTGCCATCCATCAGGGATTCTAAATTATGGATGATTAAGTGTTTG ATTGGTCATGAGCGAGAGGCAGCTGTCTGCCTAATGCAGAAGTACATTGATAAAGGATCTGAATTGCAGATTAGGTCCGCAATTGCCCTCGATCATCTTAAGaactatatatatgtggaagcaGACAAAGAATCCCATGTTAGAGAG GCTTGCAAGGGTCTGCGCAACATCTATTCACAAAAAGTGATGCTTGTTCCTATAAAAGAAATGACTGCTGTACTCTCAGTTGAAAGCAAATCTGTAGATCTTTCTAGAGACGCGTGGGTCCGAATGAAGATTGGAACTTATAAAGGAGACCTTGCAAAA GTTGTGGATGTGGACAATGTGCAACAGAGAGTAACAGTGAAGCTAATTCCACGGATTGATTTACAGGCTCTTGCTAATAAATTG GAAGGTAGGGAAGTTGTGAAGAAGAAGGCATTTGTGCCTCCACCACGTTTTATGAATATAGACGAGGCGAG AGAGATGCATATCCGTGTTGAGCGTCGGAGAGATGTGGCCACTGGTGCTTACTTTGAGAAAATTGATGGCATGATGTTTAAGGACAGTTTCCTATATAAAACAGTATCAATGAAATCAATTAGCTCTCAGAACATCCAGCCAACTTTTGATGAACTTGAGAAATTCCGGAAGCCAGGGGAAGATGGAGATGGCGATACAAGTGGTTTGTCTACTTTATTTGCAAACAGAAAGAAAGGCCATTTCATGAAAGGTGATGCGGTTATTGTTGTGAAGAGAGATCTGA ATTTGATGGGATGGGTGGAGAAAGTAGATGAAGAAAATGTCCATATTAGACCGAAAATGAAGGGCTTGCCG AAAACTCTTGCCGTTAATGAGAAAGAACTTTGTAAGTATTTCGAACAGGGGGATCATGTGAAAGTTGTTTCTGGTGCTCATGAAGGTGCAACTGGTATGGTAGTTAAGGTTGAGGGCCATGTCCTTTACATCGTTTCAGATACAACCAAGGAAGAT ATCCATGTATTTGCAGACAATGTTGTAGAGAGTTCTGAAGTGTCTGCTGGTGTTACGAAAATTGGGGACTTTGAGTTACATGATCTTGTGTTGCTTGA TAATATGAGCTTTGGTGTAATTATTCGTGTAGAAAGTGAAGCTTTCCAG GTGCTCAAGGGAGTTCCGGAGAGACCTGAGGTTGTTCTTGTTAAGTTGAGagaaatcaaaaataaaattgaaaggaAATTTAATGCTCAAGATCACTCTAAGAATACTATGTCTGTGAAGGATGTTGTAAAGATTGTGGAGGGTCCTTGCAAA GGGAAGCAAGGTCCTGTGGAACATATATATAGAggaattttgtttatttatgaccGCCATCACCTTGAGCATGCTGGTTATATCTGTGCTAAGGCTCATTCTTGTGTGGTAGTTGGTGGATCTCGTGGCAATGGCAAGGGCAACATAAAT AAGGATTCCTTGTCAAGATTCCCAGGTCTCAGAGCTTCACCTCATGTCACTCAGTCCCCAAGAAGACCACCGAGAGGATCTCCATTAGACT CTGGAGGAAGACACAGAGGTGGAATAGGAGGGCATGATTCTCTGGTGGGTAGTACTATTAAGATTCGACTAGGACCCTTTAAGGGATACCGTGGGCGTGTTGTAGATGTCAAGGGTCAATCAGTCCGGATTGAATTGGATTCGCAAATGAAAGTTGTTACAG TTAACCGTGATCAGATTTCTGATACTACCTCTGTTTCAACCCCCTTCCG TGAAACATCTAGGTATGGTCTAGGAAGTGAGACACCCATGCATCCATCGCGAACTCCACTACATCCATATATGACTCCTATGAGAGATCCGGGAG CTACACTGATACATGATGGCATGAGAACGCCTATGAGGGATCGAGCTTGGAATCCTTATGCACCAATGAGTCCAGCAAG AGAGAATTGGGAAGATGGAAATCCTGCTTCCTGGGGAACCAGTCCTCTGTATCAG CCAGGAAGTCCTCCTCGTCGGCCCTATGAAGCACCAACTCCTGGTTCAAGTTGGGCTAACACTCCAGGTGGTAATTTCAGTGAAGCTGGAACACCAAGGGAAAGCAGCCCAGCATATG caAGTGCTCCAAGCCCTTATTTGCCCTCAACTCCTGGTGGGCAGCCAATGACTCCAAGTTCTGCCTCATACCTGCCTGGCACTCCTGGAGGGCAGCCAATGACTCCTGAAAGTGGTAGTCTGGATGTTATGTCTCCAACACCAG GTGGGGTGGGTGAAGGGATGTGGTTCCTGCCTGATATACTGGTCAACGTTAGAAAGTCAGATGAAAATACTGCCATTGGGATTGTACGCGAAGTGCTTCCG GATTGTTCTTGCAAGGTTGCTCTTGGATCAACTGTTAATGGAGATATGGTCACTGCACTTCCAAATGAAATGGAGATGGTGGTGCCCAGGAAGTCAGATAAAATAAAGATCATGAGTGGTGCTCAACGTGGTGCTACTGGGAAGCTAATAGGTATTGATG